A region from the Streptomyces tsukubensis genome encodes:
- the rbsK gene encoding ribokinase: MTAIVVLGSTNMDLVAYVGRAPRRGETVTGREFRTVPGGKGANQAVAAARAGGDVAMIGAVGADAFGRQLRHTLEASGVDTDLLHTAEGPSGTAHIVVDDEGGNAIVVVPGANGTVTALGPGDETLIAGAGSLLLQLELPLSVVVEGATAARRHGVRTVLTPAPARVLPPGLLAVTDLLIPNEHEATLLTGLTDPEAAAGALLAEVPEVVITLGARGCLYAHRNGARIRVPAPPVTAVDTTAAGDTFTGALAVALGEGRPVEQALRWASCAAALGVQREGASTSMPYRPEIDAEYTRATAASPDELPHPATEPRPTDSAAPATNSEIGNPS; this comes from the coding sequence ATGACAGCCATCGTGGTGCTCGGCAGCACCAATATGGACCTGGTCGCCTACGTCGGCCGCGCGCCCCGGCGCGGAGAGACCGTGACGGGACGCGAGTTCCGGACGGTCCCGGGCGGCAAGGGCGCCAACCAGGCCGTCGCCGCCGCCCGCGCGGGCGGGGACGTCGCCATGATCGGCGCGGTCGGCGCCGACGCCTTCGGCAGACAGCTCCGGCACACGCTGGAGGCGTCCGGAGTCGACACCGATCTCCTGCACACCGCGGAAGGCCCCTCCGGCACCGCCCATATCGTCGTCGACGACGAGGGCGGCAACGCGATCGTCGTCGTACCCGGCGCCAACGGCACCGTCACGGCCCTCGGCCCCGGCGACGAAACCCTCATCGCCGGCGCCGGCAGTCTGCTGCTCCAACTCGAACTCCCCCTCTCCGTCGTCGTCGAAGGTGCCACCGCGGCGCGGCGCCACGGGGTGCGGACCGTCCTCACTCCGGCCCCGGCCCGGGTCCTGCCGCCCGGACTGCTCGCCGTCACCGACCTCCTGATCCCCAATGAGCACGAGGCGACCCTGCTCACCGGGCTCACCGACCCGGAGGCAGCCGCCGGGGCGCTGCTCGCGGAGGTGCCCGAGGTGGTGATCACCCTCGGCGCCCGGGGCTGTCTGTACGCCCACCGGAACGGCGCCCGGATCCGGGTCCCGGCGCCCCCGGTCACCGCCGTGGACACCACCGCCGCCGGTGACACCTTCACCGGCGCACTGGCGGTCGCCCTCGGCGAAGGCAGACCGGTCGAACAGGCCCTGCGCTGGGCCTCGTGCGCGGCGGCGCTGGGCGTCCAGCGGGAGGGCGCTTCGACGTCGATGCCCTACCGCCCGGAGATCGACGCCGAGTACACGCGGGCGACGGCCGCTTCCCCGGACGAGCTGCCGCACCCGGCCACGGAGCCCCGCCCCACCGATTCCGCCGCGCCCGCCACCAACTCCGAGATCGGCAACCCCTCATGA
- a CDS encoding CaiB/BaiF CoA transferase family protein, protein MTSARTTPSPGVTPPPEQPNTSNTPDTPDTLGAPGATERPGPPGAALPTAPSTPSTPSTPTRPSAPSVSAAAHPAPGTAPSPLPSPAAGPPAPPLHGLRVLDLATLFAGPLAATLLGDFGAEVVKVEHPRRPDPSRGHGPAKDGIGLWWKLLGRNKRTITLDLSAPGGRDTLLRLAADADVIIENFRPGTLEKWGLGWEELHRANPRLVLTRVTGFGQSGPYSHRPGFGTLAEAMSGFAAATGEPDGPPTLPPFGLADSIAALATSYAVLTALAARTATGRGQVVDMAIIEPILTVLGPQPLWYDQLGYVQPRLGNRSRNNAPRNTYRTADDCWVAVSTSAQSVAERVMRLVGRPGLIDEPWFATGCGRAEHADELDEAVGAWIARRPRSEVLAAFEKAEAAIAPVYDIRDVMDDPQYRALDSVTEVEDPELGTIRMQNVLFRLSETPGAIRWTGRPHGADTDAVLTELGLTADDISALRTQGAL, encoded by the coding sequence ATGACCTCTGCCCGCACCACGCCCTCCCCCGGCGTCACCCCACCACCCGAACAACCCAACACCTCCAACACCCCCGACACACCCGACACACTCGGCGCACCCGGAGCCACGGAGCGGCCGGGGCCGCCCGGGGCCGCCCTCCCGACCGCGCCATCCACGCCATCCACGCCATCCACGCCGACCAGACCGTCCGCCCCCTCCGTATCCGCCGCAGCGCACCCGGCACCCGGCACGGCGCCCTCCCCCCTGCCGTCTCCGGCCGCCGGGCCGCCCGCCCCGCCCCTGCACGGGCTGCGCGTCCTCGACCTGGCCACCCTCTTCGCCGGCCCGCTCGCCGCCACCCTGCTCGGGGACTTCGGCGCCGAGGTCGTCAAGGTCGAGCATCCCCGCCGCCCCGACCCCTCCCGGGGGCACGGCCCCGCCAAGGACGGCATCGGCCTCTGGTGGAAGCTGCTGGGCCGCAACAAACGGACCATCACCCTCGACCTGTCCGCCCCCGGCGGCCGGGACACCCTGCTCAGGCTGGCCGCCGACGCCGATGTGATCATCGAGAACTTCCGCCCCGGCACCCTGGAGAAATGGGGCCTCGGCTGGGAGGAGCTGCACCGGGCCAACCCGCGGCTGGTGCTGACCCGGGTCACCGGCTTCGGCCAGTCCGGCCCGTACTCCCACCGCCCCGGCTTCGGCACCCTCGCCGAGGCCATGAGCGGCTTCGCCGCCGCCACCGGCGAGCCCGACGGCCCGCCGACCCTCCCTCCCTTCGGTCTCGCCGACTCCATCGCCGCCCTCGCCACCTCCTACGCCGTACTGACCGCGCTGGCCGCCCGCACCGCCACCGGCCGGGGCCAGGTGGTCGACATGGCGATCATCGAGCCGATCCTGACGGTCCTCGGACCGCAGCCGCTCTGGTACGACCAGCTGGGCTATGTCCAGCCCCGGCTGGGCAACCGCTCCCGCAACAACGCGCCCCGCAACACGTACCGCACGGCCGACGACTGCTGGGTGGCCGTGTCCACCTCCGCCCAGTCGGTCGCCGAACGGGTGATGAGGCTGGTCGGCCGGCCCGGGCTGATCGACGAGCCCTGGTTCGCCACCGGCTGCGGCCGGGCCGAGCACGCCGACGAGCTGGACGAGGCCGTCGGCGCCTGGATCGCCCGGCGCCCCCGCTCCGAGGTGCTGGCCGCCTTCGAGAAGGCCGAGGCCGCGATCGCGCCCGTCTACGACATCCGGGACGTGATGGACGACCCCCAGTACCGGGCGCTGGACAGCGTCACCGAGGTCGAGGACCCCGAGCTGGGCACCATCCGTATGCAGAACGTCCTCTTCCGGCTCTCGGAGACCCCCGGCGCGATCCGCTGGACCGGCCGCCCCCACGGCGCCGACACCGACGCCGTCCTCACCGAACTCGGTCTGACTGCCGACGACATCTCCGCACTCCGCACCCAAGGGGCCCTGTGA
- a CDS encoding HpcH/HpaI aldolase/citrate lyase family protein: protein MNIPLTYLYAPGDRPEVVLKAVRSGADVVIVDLEDAVAPDRKKYALAATAELLTDPQPLPVHVRINSPRSPEEIETLTGLPGLSALRVPKVTHGTDIPPVADLAPGVPLYPLLESALAIEHAYAIASAHPAVRGIGIGEADLRADLGIRDGSAALDWPRSRIVVAARAAGLAPPVQSVFPDIRDLDALYASCTHGRTLGFVGRAAIHPRQLPVIERAFRPTPEEITAAAAVVKAAATGEGAQALPDGRFVDAAIVAAAERTLLLARREAP, encoded by the coding sequence GTGAACATCCCCCTCACCTATCTCTACGCCCCCGGCGACCGCCCCGAGGTCGTCCTGAAGGCCGTCCGCTCGGGCGCCGACGTCGTCATCGTCGACCTGGAGGACGCCGTCGCCCCCGACCGCAAGAAGTACGCCCTCGCCGCGACCGCCGAACTGCTCACGGACCCGCAGCCGCTCCCCGTCCACGTCCGCATCAACTCCCCCCGCTCACCCGAAGAGATCGAAACCCTGACCGGGCTGCCCGGTCTGAGCGCCCTCCGTGTTCCCAAGGTGACACACGGCACTGACATTCCCCCCGTCGCGGACCTCGCCCCCGGCGTCCCGCTCTACCCCCTGCTGGAATCGGCGCTGGCCATCGAACACGCCTACGCCATCGCGAGCGCCCATCCCGCCGTCCGCGGCATCGGTATCGGAGAGGCCGACCTCCGGGCCGATCTGGGGATCCGGGACGGCAGCGCGGCCCTGGACTGGCCGCGCTCGCGGATCGTGGTGGCCGCCCGGGCCGCCGGTCTGGCGCCCCCGGTCCAGTCGGTCTTCCCGGACATCCGCGATCTGGACGCGCTCTACGCCTCCTGCACCCATGGCCGCACCCTCGGCTTCGTGGGCCGCGCCGCCATTCACCCCCGGCAGCTTCCCGTCATCGAACGTGCCTTCCGGCCGACCCCGGAGGAGATCACGGCCGCCGCAGCCGTGGTGAAGGCCGCAGCGACCGGCGAGGGCGCCCAGGCCCTGCCCGACGGCCGCTTCGTCGACGCGGCGATCGTGGCGGCGGCGGAGCGCACCCTCCTGCTCGCCCGCCGCGAAGCGCCCTGA
- the lgt gene encoding prolipoprotein diacylglyceryl transferase: MDLAYIPSPSSGAIHLGPLPLRGYALCIIIGVFVAVWYGNKRWIARGGTAGTVADIAVWAVPFGLVGGRLYHVVTDYQLYFSEGKNWVDAFKIWEGGLGIWGAISLGAVGAWIGCRRRGIPLPAWADALAPGIAFAQAIGRWGNWFNQELYGKPTDLPWALKISEGANRETGTYHPTFLYESLWCIGVALLVIWADRRFKLGHGRAFALYVAGYCAGRAWIEYLRVDEAHEVLGLRLNVWTALVVFVLAVVYIVVSARLRPGREEVVEPGRPGAAGAAKTGEADGAGGSADAADGGTTGGAGSADDAADRKPENGKAEDRKAGPEKSGPDQGGRAAEDTETAEAGA; this comes from the coding sequence ATGGACCTTGCCTACATTCCGAGCCCGTCGTCCGGAGCGATCCACCTGGGACCGCTGCCGCTGCGCGGCTACGCACTCTGCATCATCATCGGCGTCTTCGTGGCCGTCTGGTACGGCAACAAGCGCTGGATCGCCCGCGGCGGCACGGCCGGGACCGTGGCCGACATCGCCGTCTGGGCCGTGCCCTTCGGCCTGGTCGGCGGCCGTCTCTACCATGTGGTCACCGACTACCAGCTCTACTTCAGCGAGGGCAAGAACTGGGTCGACGCCTTCAAGATCTGGGAGGGCGGGCTCGGTATCTGGGGCGCCATCTCCCTGGGGGCCGTCGGAGCCTGGATCGGCTGCCGCCGCCGGGGCATCCCCTTGCCGGCCTGGGCCGACGCCCTCGCACCCGGTATCGCCTTCGCCCAGGCCATCGGACGCTGGGGCAACTGGTTCAACCAGGAGCTCTACGGCAAGCCGACGGATCTGCCCTGGGCGCTGAAGATCAGCGAGGGGGCGAACCGGGAGACCGGGACCTACCACCCGACCTTCCTGTACGAGTCCCTGTGGTGCATCGGTGTCGCCCTGCTCGTGATCTGGGCCGACCGGCGCTTCAAGCTGGGTCACGGCCGGGCCTTCGCGCTGTACGTCGCCGGCTACTGCGCCGGGCGCGCGTGGATCGAGTACCTCCGGGTCGACGAGGCGCACGAGGTCCTCGGGCTGCGGCTCAACGTCTGGACCGCGCTCGTCGTCTTCGTCCTCGCCGTGGTGTACATCGTGGTCTCGGCGCGGCTGCGGCCGGGCCGTGAGGAGGTCGTGGAGCCGGGCCGGCCGGGTGCGGCGGGCGCCGCGAAGACCGGCGAGGCCGACGGTGCGGGCGGTTCGGCCGATGCGGCCGACGGCGGTACGACCGGCGGTGCCGGGTCCGCGGACGACGCGGCGGACCGCAAGCCGGAGAACGGCAAGGCTGAGGACCGCAAGGCCGGGCCGGAGAAGAGCGGGCCGGACCAGGGCGGCAGGGCGGCCGAGGACACCGAGACGGCGGAGGCCGGGGCCTGA
- a CDS encoding DsbA family protein has protein sequence MNEKHNDRNNGPKPTPRERIERENRLEKVRERRRRTLVVSSAVIGVLGLAAVVGVIAANADKGTKGSDGSSTAGPPLAPAGAEGKGQLAIPVGATDAPSTLTVWEDFRCPVCAQYENVMRGALKELESSGQLRVDYHFATIIDGNMGGSGSLRAANAVACAQDVGKFAPYHDVLYRNQPPEPDDKFADNDRLIELAGKVEGLDTPEFRSCVKDGRHDSWVAKSNKAFAEGGFRGTPTVLLNGKSIFPEKDGQQISPENLKKWVAEANKGKKAGTTEPSKPSADATQP, from the coding sequence GTGAACGAGAAGCACAACGACAGGAACAACGGGCCGAAGCCGACCCCGCGCGAGCGGATCGAGCGGGAGAACCGGCTGGAGAAGGTCCGTGAGCGGCGACGGCGGACGCTGGTCGTCTCCTCGGCGGTGATCGGCGTCCTCGGGCTGGCGGCCGTGGTGGGGGTGATCGCCGCCAACGCCGACAAGGGGACCAAGGGCAGCGACGGCAGCTCCACCGCCGGGCCGCCGCTGGCTCCCGCGGGCGCGGAGGGCAAGGGGCAGCTCGCGATCCCCGTCGGCGCCACCGACGCCCCGTCGACGCTCACGGTCTGGGAGGACTTCCGCTGCCCGGTCTGCGCCCAGTACGAGAACGTGATGCGGGGCGCCCTGAAGGAGCTGGAGTCCTCCGGACAGCTGCGGGTCGACTACCACTTCGCGACGATCATCGACGGCAATATGGGCGGCAGCGGTTCGCTGCGCGCGGCCAATGCGGTCGCCTGCGCCCAGGACGTGGGCAAATTCGCCCCGTACCACGACGTCCTCTACCGCAACCAGCCGCCGGAGCCGGACGACAAGTTCGCCGACAACGACCGGCTGATCGAGCTGGCGGGCAAGGTCGAAGGACTCGACACTCCGGAGTTCCGGAGCTGTGTGAAGGACGGCCGGCACGACTCCTGGGTCGCCAAATCGAACAAGGCCTTCGCGGAGGGCGGCTTCCGCGGCACCCCGACCGTCCTGCTCAACGGGAAGTCGATCTTCCCCGAGAAGGACGGGCAGCAGATCTCCCCGGAGAATCTGAAGAAGTGGGTCGCCGAGGCGAACAAGGGCAAGAAGGCGGGCACCACGGAACCGTCGAAGCCCTCGGCGGACGCGACACAGCCGTAG